A single region of the Nitrospiraceae bacterium genome encodes:
- a CDS encoding CDGSH iron-sulfur domain-containing protein has protein sequence MADQLIIAQGNPYVLEVGPGTIYWCRCGRSKTQPFCDGSHTGTDFAPIEVTFDEKKRVAFCGCKHTKKPPFCDGTHLRI, from the coding sequence CATCATTGCGCAAGGCAATCCCTATGTGTTGGAGGTTGGACCTGGGACGATCTATTGGTGTCGTTGCGGCCGATCTAAAACACAACCCTTCTGTGACGGATCCCATACGGGAACGGATTTCGCTCCGATCGAGGTCACCTTTGACGAAAAGAAACGGGTGGCGTTCTGCGGCTGTAAGCATACAAAGAAGCCACCGTTTTGTGATGGCACCCACCTGAGAATTTAG